In one uncultured Methanoregula sp. genomic region, the following are encoded:
- a CDS encoding class I SAM-dependent methyltransferase, which yields MLFLSEQEKREWTNYGEEISRTFPAPGHYDTKIRKNLVAAFHFYIATLLAAKGSGKQSIGWLESGTLNEEDGLFCCAFLLGFFQRHENQLITPAVVFQDPRPFIHFAGVPIMKKARWQFVRQCSHSLPVFKRPIRFMDIGCGDGALTVAVLTHLTETDKIPGIDEILLVDSSPAMAALAEKTVRSAFPDAEISVENGRIQDCSGKIDRKFEIAMSSLAYHHMPLEDKRVHLSRLKPWIDHFILFEMDANNDTPDIFTPDLALSVYQSYGRIIDFVYSHDAPVGVVNDCIDSFLMNEVVSILTEPRGVRSDYHMLRGQWHSLLSEVLGPEFSLRCDSAAYADEYMSLMTLHYGKA from the coding sequence ATGCTCTTTCTTTCGGAACAGGAAAAACGGGAATGGACTAACTATGGAGAAGAAATCTCAAGAACCTTTCCCGCACCTGGGCATTATGATACGAAGATCCGTAAAAACCTGGTAGCCGCATTTCACTTTTACATAGCCACCCTCCTTGCTGCGAAAGGATCTGGCAAACAAAGTATCGGATGGCTGGAGAGCGGGACTCTCAATGAAGAGGACGGGCTCTTCTGCTGTGCATTCCTCCTCGGGTTTTTTCAGCGCCATGAGAACCAGCTCATAACGCCTGCAGTGGTTTTCCAGGATCCCCGGCCGTTCATCCATTTTGCCGGCGTCCCCATCATGAAGAAAGCACGATGGCAGTTTGTCCGGCAGTGCAGCCATTCCCTGCCGGTCTTTAAGAGACCGATCAGGTTCATGGATATCGGCTGCGGAGACGGGGCGCTCACCGTGGCCGTGCTTACCCATCTGACAGAAACGGACAAGATCCCGGGTATTGACGAGATCCTGCTCGTCGATTCATCGCCAGCCATGGCAGCCCTTGCAGAGAAGACCGTCAGGTCAGCATTTCCGGATGCAGAGATCAGTGTCGAGAACGGCAGGATCCAGGATTGTTCAGGAAAGATCGACAGGAAGTTCGAGATCGCGATGAGTTCGCTCGCGTACCACCATATGCCTCTCGAAGACAAACGCGTCCACCTCTCACGGCTGAAACCATGGATCGACCACTTCATCCTGTTCGAGATGGATGCAAACAACGACACCCCGGACATCTTCACGCCGGATCTTGCCCTTTCTGTATACCAGTCGTACGGCCGGATCATTGACTTTGTTTATTCCCACGACGCCCCGGTGGGGGTTGTCAACGACTGTATTGACTCGTTCCTGATGAACGAGGTTGTCTCCATCCTTACCGAGCCCCGGGGGGTCAGGAGCGATTACCACATGCTGCGGGGCCAGTGGCATTCCCTGTTATCTGAAGTTCTTGGCCCGGAATTTTCGCTCAGGTGTGATTCAGCTGCCTATGCAGATGAGTACATGTCCCTCATGACTCTCCATTATGGGAAAGCCTGA
- a CDS encoding DUF169 domain-containing protein, protein MMPPSVIARKAGIKRNPVAIVWTDKKPEKALEFKPGVWSCVMWLFAKVANDGKTAVFSEATTTCAGGSMGLGFGRPWEKHAARSEDGFCSFLSNGADGAIDKEAYNAIIAQSFDDHHRKMLTEGERFFKNPAVVKKFLKNLPLYDAKDKFIVMKPVSEVKEGDDVKSVVFVANADQIAALSTLANYGTGNLRDGIIVAAGAAGCQAMGVCTYAEYGKEQPRAVVGLTDLSARKSVRATLGKDVLTFSVPYGKYKAMERNAEGSFLDLDLWKELRDSE, encoded by the coding sequence ATGATGCCACCAAGCGTAATTGCCAGGAAGGCCGGGATCAAAAGAAACCCGGTTGCTATTGTATGGACCGATAAAAAACCAGAAAAAGCCCTCGAGTTCAAACCGGGCGTCTGGAGCTGCGTTATGTGGCTCTTTGCAAAGGTTGCAAATGACGGGAAGACCGCCGTCTTTTCAGAGGCTACGACCACGTGCGCCGGCGGGTCGATGGGTCTGGGCTTTGGCCGGCCCTGGGAGAAACACGCGGCACGGAGCGAGGATGGGTTCTGCTCGTTCCTCTCGAATGGTGCAGATGGAGCAATCGACAAGGAGGCATATAATGCCATCATTGCGCAGAGCTTCGATGACCATCACAGGAAGATGCTGACCGAAGGGGAACGCTTCTTCAAGAACCCCGCAGTTGTCAAGAAATTCTTAAAAAACCTTCCCCTCTATGACGCAAAGGACAAGTTTATCGTCATGAAACCTGTATCCGAGGTGAAGGAAGGGGATGATGTGAAAAGCGTTGTGTTTGTCGCAAATGCAGACCAGATCGCTGCCTTATCAACCCTTGCCAACTACGGGACCGGCAATCTCCGGGACGGGATCATTGTTGCTGCCGGCGCGGCGGGGTGCCAGGCCATGGGTGTATGCACATATGCAGAGTACGGGAAGGAGCAGCCCCGGGCCGTTGTCGGCCTCACCGATCTTTCGGCGCGTAAGTCCGTCCGCGCAACACTCGGAAAGGATGTTCTCACCTTCTCAGTTCCCTATGGCAAGTACAAGGCAATGGAACGGAATGCCGAGGGCAGTTTCCTTGACCTGGATCTCTGGAAAGAACTCCGCGATTCGGAGTGA
- a CDS encoding nitroreductase family protein — protein sequence MCTDIIEQRNVALDQILAERRSYRVFTAEFPPDDEIRRILHAGLLAPFAAAAVGNSKDYFRRFFVIRNGSTNLNAIRHLVMNHVAVMAQELEHGMEKDPNLRKKAGMFFQRLSAIKAKGVVPGIGTAPFYIVVAERKGFPPVELQSLAHCMENMWLKATALELGFQLVSVTSQMSGNPEFCKILGITPGEWELMGCAVGYPTDELSPSIRPPVDDVTRWL from the coding sequence ATGTGTACCGATATCATTGAACAGAGGAACGTTGCCCTGGACCAGATCCTCGCCGAACGCCGCTCCTATCGGGTTTTCACCGCGGAATTTCCCCCAGACGATGAGATCCGGCGCATCCTGCATGCGGGCCTTCTTGCCCCGTTCGCCGCGGCAGCCGTGGGCAACTCGAAAGATTATTTCCGCCGGTTTTTTGTGATAAGGAACGGATCGACGAACCTCAATGCCATCAGGCATCTCGTCATGAACCATGTTGCAGTAATGGCACAGGAACTGGAACATGGCATGGAGAAGGACCCAAATCTCCGGAAGAAAGCCGGCATGTTCTTCCAGAGATTGTCAGCAATTAAAGCAAAAGGCGTGGTGCCCGGGATCGGGACCGCTCCATTTTACATCGTTGTTGCGGAGCGCAAAGGGTTTCCCCCCGTAGAGCTCCAGTCCCTTGCTCACTGCATGGAGAACATGTGGCTCAAGGCAACCGCACTGGAGCTCGGGTTCCAGCTCGTATCGGTCACTTCGCAGATGTCAGGCAACCCGGAGTTCTGTAAAATACTGGGTATAACCCCCGGTGAATGGGAGCTGATGGGCTGTGCGGTAGGTTACCCGACCGATGAGCTCTCCCCTTCCATCCGGCCCCCGGTTGATGATGTGACCCGCTGGCTCTGA
- a CDS encoding FkbM family methyltransferase, whose protein sequence is MTIITHVMEREGMKIPPVRITSDNVIFSDEKTSFWQIHEVPEYRFEDIRPDDRVIDIGANVGAFCIRAARFSPHVTAVEPVTFDILEKNIRKNKVPVGIIQGALGNGKPCEICWDNCRVTTPTFTLGTLIGMAGGCDFLKCDCEGAEWLIRPSDLSGVRRIEMELHMPPICAVPDMALLDYVSRQYDFAIERRPCHDVMGVMGILHAEQKT, encoded by the coding sequence ATGACCATCATTACCCACGTGATGGAACGTGAAGGAATGAAGATACCGCCGGTCAGAATTACTTCAGATAATGTGATCTTTTCTGATGAGAAAACGTCCTTTTGGCAGATCCATGAAGTGCCGGAATACCGGTTTGAGGATATCCGGCCCGATGACCGGGTCATCGATATCGGGGCAAACGTGGGGGCATTCTGTATCCGTGCAGCGCGGTTCAGCCCGCACGTGACTGCGGTGGAGCCGGTGACTTTTGATATCCTTGAAAAAAATATCCGAAAGAACAAGGTTCCGGTCGGGATCATCCAGGGCGCACTGGGTAACGGGAAACCCTGCGAGATATGCTGGGACAACTGCCGGGTGACGACCCCCACGTTCACGCTCGGGACCCTCATCGGCATGGCCGGGGGGTGCGATTTTCTGAAGTGCGATTGCGAAGGAGCAGAGTGGCTGATCCGGCCATCAGATCTTTCTGGTGTGCGGAGGATCGAGATGGAACTGCATATGCCCCCGATATGCGCCGTTCCCGACATGGCGCTTCTTGATTATGTCAGCCGGCAGTATGATTTCGCGATAGAACGCAGACCATGCCATGACGTGATGGGGGTCATGGGCATCCTGCATGCTGAACAAAAGACCTGA
- a CDS encoding RsmD family RNA methyltransferase: MGFKDQLSGRIPGNLLHFLNGRYDMIGSIAVISIPRELDEFKYLVAEALVSYHHSVKTVLNKIAPVDGNSRIARYEILAGKETVTTCREYGFEYRIDVLSSFFNPRLCTERKRVAGQVLPGEQVLVPFAGVGPFIVPAAARGARVVAIEQNPDAFRWLVENIRTNRVDERVTAIMGDAFDTSLLPLPAFDRVIIPTPFGMDTILESLETCVKPGGMIHFYTFRNKRQVFDIRDGLERRGYDVKLARRCGNVAPGISRWVFDLKSGS, from the coding sequence ATGGGGTTCAAAGACCAGTTATCCGGACGTATTCCCGGTAACCTCCTGCACTTCCTGAACGGCCGTTATGATATGATTGGATCGATAGCGGTCATTTCGATCCCCCGCGAACTTGATGAATTCAAATACCTGGTTGCAGAGGCCCTTGTTTCCTATCACCACTCAGTAAAAACGGTCCTGAACAAGATCGCACCAGTGGATGGCAACAGCAGGATTGCCCGGTATGAGATCCTTGCAGGGAAGGAAACGGTCACCACCTGCCGGGAATATGGTTTTGAGTACAGAATCGATGTGCTCTCCTCTTTTTTCAATCCCCGTCTCTGTACCGAGCGAAAACGGGTGGCCGGCCAGGTACTCCCCGGAGAACAGGTTCTTGTCCCGTTTGCCGGTGTCGGACCGTTTATTGTACCTGCAGCAGCCCGGGGTGCCCGTGTCGTGGCAATAGAACAGAACCCGGATGCTTTCCGGTGGCTGGTTGAAAATATCCGGACCAACCGTGTTGATGAACGGGTTACTGCCATTATGGGAGATGCGTTTGATACCTCCCTGTTACCCTTACCGGCATTTGACCGGGTGATCATTCCAACCCCCTTTGGAATGGATACAATACTCGAAAGCCTTGAGACCTGCGTGAAACCCGGCGGTATGATTCACTTCTATACGTTCCGGAACAAAAGACAGGTTTTCGATATCAGGGATGGGCTGGAACGGCGGGGATATGACGTTAAACTTGCCCGTCGGTGCGGGAATGTGGCGCCGGGCATTTCACGCTGGGTGTTCGATCTCAAATCAGGATCCTGA
- a CDS encoding GNAT family protein, translating to MYLQTKKAILRPWSAADAGSISRHANNPRITACMRDAFPHPYTLEDAHRFIEMAGSTKNLLLAIETGGEAVGGIGIHYLEDVYRGTGEIGYWLSESFRGQGIVTDAVRSLVPVVFQETDLIRIHAGIFANNPASMRVLEKSGFLREAIHKNAITKNGVVMDEIVYTILKKDAGDQTGKTRLP from the coding sequence ATGTATCTCCAGACCAAAAAAGCGATCCTCCGGCCATGGTCTGCTGCCGATGCAGGATCTATTTCCCGGCATGCGAACAACCCGCGCATTACTGCATGTATGAGGGATGCGTTCCCTCACCCCTATACACTTGAGGATGCACACCGGTTCATCGAAATGGCAGGATCCACCAAGAACCTGCTGCTCGCAATCGAGACCGGTGGGGAAGCTGTGGGAGGGATTGGTATCCATTACCTTGAGGATGTCTACCGGGGGACCGGGGAGATCGGGTACTGGCTGTCGGAATCCTTCCGGGGGCAGGGCATCGTGACAGACGCGGTCCGATCCCTTGTCCCGGTTGTGTTCCAGGAGACCGATCTCATCCGTATTCATGCAGGTATCTTTGCTAATAACCCGGCTTCTATGCGTGTTTTGGAAAAAAGCGGTTTTTTACGGGAAGCCATCCATAAAAATGCCATCACGAAAAATGGTGTTGTAATGGATGAGATTGTATATACGATCCTCAAAAAAGATGCAGGAGATCAGACGGGTAAGACCCGGCTGCCGTAA
- a CDS encoding acetate uptake transporter, translating into MQHIEEKNRNNIFLNDNTANPAPLGLCSFGMTTMLLSLHNAGVIALSSPILAMAIFYGGIIQIIVGIMEWKKNNSFGMLTFGSFGCFWIAFASMLMLPALGIAKGPTPVDLAAFLALWGIFAFGLFICTLRMHRLLQVTLAAVVLLGVLLVAAQLTGNPLILTAGGIMGLIAGALALYMGMGQVVNEVYGSRVLPV; encoded by the coding sequence ATGCAACACATTGAAGAGAAGAACCGGAACAATATTTTTCTGAACGATAACACTGCCAACCCTGCACCCCTGGGACTGTGCTCATTCGGCATGACCACCATGCTGCTCAGCCTGCACAATGCCGGTGTGATTGCCCTGTCAAGTCCTATCCTTGCCATGGCCATATTCTACGGGGGGATAATCCAGATTATTGTCGGTATCATGGAATGGAAAAAGAACAACAGTTTCGGGATGTTAACGTTCGGGAGTTTCGGCTGTTTCTGGATTGCATTTGCATCAATGCTCATGTTGCCGGCTCTTGGCATCGCAAAGGGTCCGACACCCGTCGATCTTGCAGCATTCCTTGCACTGTGGGGCATTTTTGCCTTCGGGCTCTTTATCTGTACCTTAAGAATGCACAGACTCCTCCAGGTCACCCTTGCAGCAGTGGTTCTCCTGGGGGTCCTGCTCGTTGCAGCCCAGTTAACCGGAAACCCCCTGATCCTCACTGCCGGTGGAATTATGGGACTTATCGCCGGTGCCCTGGCATTGTACATGGGGATGGGCCAGGTTGTTAATGAAGTTTACGGCAGCCGGGTCTTACCCGTCTGA
- a CDS encoding ABC transporter permease, which translates to MKDIFFDLSVRSVRLNFLRSLLASIGIVIGVVAISSMGMLGTNMQLQVKEQLSASANTITITPDAVRMSPGTTASTGIDKTQLNEIKEASGNNIVIPIHRSSTRFTVGSTNGRGSIYGMDPNDITKFLTISEGDSLNGESDALIGSTLATNLGIKIGSRLKIGEDNKSVTRPVVRVSGILTARGMTADGVSADNAIIVSDDWYTSHFGNQDLYDQVNVIVQNVDSIPDVESAIDEKVNRRTQVIRISDASSRLSNISSTLGTITTFILAIGAISLVVAAVSIFNVMMMSVNERIQEIGILLSIGTEKGEVRRMFLYEAFILGIIGAVFGGICSLVIGYSVVGAMIGSTAYFFLPESIIYVPEGMLIGVIVCVISGLYPAWRASNMDPIDALRAE; encoded by the coding sequence ATGAAAGATATCTTCTTCGATCTCTCGGTCCGCAGTGTCCGGCTGAATTTTCTCCGGTCGCTGCTCGCGTCCATCGGCATAGTTATCGGGGTCGTTGCCATCTCATCAATGGGAATGCTCGGGACAAACATGCAGCTCCAGGTAAAAGAACAACTCTCAGCAAGCGCAAATACTATCACGATAACTCCGGATGCCGTCCGGATGAGCCCCGGGACAACAGCCTCAACAGGGATTGACAAGACCCAGCTGAACGAGATCAAAGAGGCTTCAGGAAATAATATCGTTATACCCATACATCGGTCCAGTACACGTTTCACGGTAGGATCAACCAACGGGCGCGGGTCGATCTATGGGATGGATCCCAACGACATAACCAAATTTCTCACTATTTCTGAAGGAGACAGTTTGAATGGCGAGAGTGATGCCCTGATAGGATCAACACTTGCAACAAATCTGGGTATCAAGATCGGCAGCCGTCTTAAGATCGGCGAGGATAACAAATCGGTCACCCGCCCGGTTGTCCGCGTCTCGGGTATCCTCACTGCCCGGGGAATGACGGCCGACGGGGTCTCTGCCGACAATGCCATTATTGTCTCGGACGACTGGTATACATCCCACTTCGGCAATCAAGACCTGTATGACCAGGTGAACGTGATCGTGCAGAACGTTGATTCCATACCCGATGTGGAATCCGCAATCGATGAAAAGGTCAACCGGCGGACCCAGGTTATCAGGATCTCCGATGCCAGCTCCCGCCTTTCCAACATCTCATCAACCCTTGGAACAATCACCACATTCATTCTTGCAATCGGGGCGATTTCCCTTGTTGTAGCAGCAGTCAGTATCTTCAACGTAATGATGATGTCCGTCAACGAACGGATCCAGGAGATCGGGATCCTGCTTTCCATTGGTACGGAAAAAGGCGAGGTTCGCCGTATGTTCCTCTATGAAGCGTTCATTCTTGGGATAATCGGGGCGGTATTTGGTGGGATATGCAGTCTTGTAATCGGGTACTCCGTTGTCGGGGCCATGATCGGCAGCACTGCGTATTTTTTCCTGCCCGAGAGCATAATCTATGTCCCTGAAGGGATGCTGATAGGAGTGATCGTGTGTGTTATCTCCGGTCTTTACCCTGCCTGGCGGGCGTCGAACATGGATCCGATTGATGCCCTGAGGGCGGAATAA